The Tenrec ecaudatus isolate mTenEca1 chromosome 4, mTenEca1.hap1, whole genome shotgun sequence region GGTTGCTTATGGTCCAAATTGACCGGACTCTGTTGGAAGCAGGAGAAAGCTGATCCGGCTTAAAACCTTCTATTATATCTGTtagggagacctggtggcactgcaaggtcagtgcttcaaacccCAGCAGCCATTATAGTGGAGAGATATGAGGCTGtctcaaaatgattttttttttaagaagaactagaggcatgttgtgtgttctgtaggtgctgtgctgcaccctggctgtcttgtgctttccttgtgacccttctatgagggaatgTCTAGttctctacagatggactttggggctgcGCTCAGACCCCCACCATTTGTAtctatatatttgtttgtttggggtcttctgactcctgatacctggtcccatggacacctcatgatcacacaggctagtgtgctccttccatgtggggtttgttgctccctgctagatggtcgcttgtttaacttcaagcctttaagacgccagatgctatatcttttcatagccaggcaccatcagctttcatcacgtttgcttacgcacctcttttgacttcagcaatcgtgttgggaaggtgagcatcacagagtgccagattattagaacaaagtgttcttgcatcgagggagtacttgagtagagaccccaaTACCCATCATTAGGGGCAGTGGGCTCTTAGAGGTAGAAGATGCCTCGGGATGCTGGTCCATGGCCAGGCCCCAGCCTGCACCCAGGTCCTCTCCCTCACCCCACAGCCTGGGAGGCTTCCAACTCACCATTAATGCTGGCGAGTCCCCAGCCTATCACAGTGCAGATGGAGCCATCCTTCACCTCAAAGTCCAAGCCAGGCAGGCAGATAGGCCAGATATACTGGCTGTACTTGATCGCCGACTGGAGCTTGAGGAGGCCGATGTTGTGCGCCTTGCCGATCCATGACCAGTACCGCCGGGGCCGGAACCCTCTGTTCACAATGACCTGGCGCACAGGGACACTGTGGGCATATTTCACCGGCTGGTCCACCACGGAGCTCCCGATCAGCACAGAATAGGCAACATTACGCCTAGGGAATCACAGGGGAGTCTGCAATCAGCTCCCAGCACCCTGCCCCAGCCTCAGTCCCTGCCCTCCTCCCAATGTAGCCCTCGggaaaatcccagcagaccacctGACCCTCCTCTTCCTCACAACAGATGTGAGTAGGGCCCTGCACACACTTGTGGTCCAGACCTCACAAGAGCCCTTCAGGTTATGGAGGAGGAAGCGGAGGCTTGGAGAAGCGCAGTGACCCATGTAAAGCCAGGAAGTGATGTCCTTGGGGCCCAGATCCAGATTTCTCTGCTTCCAAACTCTAGCTCTTTCTAGCACCCCATGTTGCCCCTAGAGGGAGGCTGAGGCCCCATTGGATCAgccagggtccctctgagtctccATGCTGGCTCTTAAGCTAGAGCATGCTTCTCCACTGACCAGACCTCCGGGTCAGTACCTACCTGTCCCCAAGTCACTTCGCCAGCACTGAACATCAGGACACCCACTCAGCTGTACTCACACCGCTCAGCTTCTGTCTGCCCCACACACCCCAGAGGGGTGATGCGTCCCTTCTCTGCTCCCGGCACCCATATCGGGGCCaggctccacagggtgcccaagaCTGTTGGTCAATGACCGAATGAATAGGAGGGAGCAAAGGCTAAGGCACGAAAGAACTGGGGTCTCTGTGGAGGAGGTTAAATGATTAAGGGGCAGGGCCAAGAAAGAACGAGGCCTGTGTGCTCCAGAGGACGGCAGCCAGCTCATGGGCGTGGAGTCAGGTGAGGTGAGATGAGGCGAGGCTGGGCTGTGGTACTCCACGGAGGTCACCATGGCAGAGTGACATGCTACCCCTTCGTCTGCCCCTCCACCATCCACCTGGGCCCCGACTCACTGGACCAGGCAGTGGGCCACGACCAGCACCCACTGGGAGGCAATGAGGGTGCCGGTGCAGATGTGGGTGCCGTTGGCCCGCACGCTGACTATCCATGGCCACCGCCGCGTCATGGCCAGCGCGTCCCTGAGGGTGGGGTCCTCCTCGAAGGAGAAGCCACAGGCTGAGGAGAAAGCGGTCACGTGGTGAGGGATGGACTTTACCACTCTTCCCTTCTTCTCTTGGACCTCCTGCCCTGCCAGCCTCGGCCATCCAATCACCCTCCTTTGCCCAATTTCACCGGGGATCATGCTGCCCGTGTGCAcatgcccagccctgcccagatGCCCTGGGTCCCTGTTCCCAGGCCTCAGCCCCAGGGCATCCCCACAAGCCTAGGCTGGTGCACCATCAGCCCCTCCATCCTGGTCGAGCACCCTATGGGCGTCCACCCTCAGCCCCCTCTCCCACGTGCCCTCTATGtccttctcccttctcctggaAGGCCCGCAggtgagtcctgtgctctgagcACATCCATTTGCCCTCCCTCACTCACTAGGATGGGAAGACCCCAAGGTCTCTCCCAACAGGTGCCCACTGGGCCTGGCCCACAATCTGTGCTCAATACATACTTGACCTCGGGAGGTgtagtccagcggttctcaacctgtgggtcgcaaccccttggggggggggagggttgtccaacaaccctttcacaggggtcaccggattcataacagtagcaaaatgacagggatgaagcagccacgaaaataatgttatggctgggggggggggggttaccacaacatgaaagGGTCATGTCACTAGGAAGGTTGGGAAGCACCGATGTCTCAGgggcttctccccacccctctgtcCATCCCAAGGACTCAAGGTGCTCACGGCCCCTGCACCGCCGCCGCCCCTACTCACCGGGGAGTAAGTCTGACGTGTGGTTTGTAGAATTGTGCCCCGAGTGATCTGGGGCCTCCACCTGGGGGGTCGGGGCCGACTCCTGGGTGATCGGTGTCGTTAAGACCGGTGTGATGGTCTCCGCAGGCGTGGTCATCGCAGCAGGCGTGGTCACGTCCTGCCGGGCCACACGAGGCCTGGCGCCACCCGGGTCAGGGTGGGCCAGAGCCGCGGGCGGCAGAGCGTCCCTGGCTTCCCCTACACCCAGGCAACCTGCGGAAGACCACCGGGCGGTCAGAGGAGGGCAGGGGGCGGCCGGAGGGGGCcggggggcgggcagggggtgGCACTCACCCGTGAGCCTCAGCAGCAGTAGCAGGAAGACAGCACAGCCATGGATGGCGACAGATGGCCCCAGGCTCGGGAAACCCTGCCTGCAGGCCCGAGTCCGGCGCCAGGGCTCCATCCGGGTACTGTGGCGCTGCGGACGGGGGGCGGGGCTTGGCCTCCGGTGGCGCCCCCCAGTGGTCGCCGGCGCCCGAGCTCCCGGCGTCCTTGGGGTCTGGCCCGCGAGGACGCCGCTCGTGACCAGCCTCCTGTGCAGGCCTCTGGTCGCGATGGCGGGTGCCCTGTGGTGTCGCCacggccgctgcccaccttggcCCTTCTCTCCCGCTCGGCTGCGCCACGCATTTTCCTGAAGCTGCTAACCCGAACCTGGGGCCCCCACCTTCCACCCGCCACAGCCCGTGGCCCTGGCTGGGTTCCTGTGGCCTCGCTCGAAGCCGAACCTCCAGGATGGCGGACGACAGGATGGCAGGATGGCGCCCGGGATCCGGAAGTGGCCCCAGCTTCCCGCCAGCCTGCCATCTACCTCCGGCCCAGAAACCCTGAGAGAGAGTAGACGACCATGCTTCCAATCCCGCCTCATCGCGATCGACGCCCCATTTCCCGCCCCCTCCTGCAGGGATGCCTCTGCTCAGGAGCAATCGGGGAGCCCCCCTCCGAGGGGTGGTGGTGACCGTGGCGCGGGTCTGCGAGCAGGCGGCCACTTTCTAGCGGTCGGAGTTCAGGGAACATGTCAGGGGTTCCGTGACCCTCCTTGGAGGACACACCTCAGAGGTCATGTGGGACATAAGTCCTGCCAGCACCCTTGGCCCCGCGCTGCTGGAAAATGCCAGCCTGATACAGTGTAAGCTGAAGCaacggaggaaaggcctggtcttGGGATGGAAGCAGCGCCcggaggcacagtggttacgtggTTGGTTGTCCCTCAGAAGgtcggcggtttgaacccaccagcctcctctTGGGAGAATGATCGGCCGTCTGTTTTCAtggagattcacagccttggaagccctgtggggcagttctgctctgtcctagagagtctgCCAGGAGTTGAAATCCATTCCACAGCCCTGGGTCAAGGTCTCAGGAAGAGGGGAAGAGTCCCGGGGTGGTGAAAGTGGCTCAGGGCTCCAACTATTATAACCCAAAGGTTGATGTTTTGAACCCACTCCTAGGGCACCTCAGAGGCCTGGAGATGGACCAGCTTTGCCCACGTGCCCCATGCATCTGAGAGTGGATCCTTGCAGATGCAGTTGGGTTACAGTGTAGCGCGCTGTCATTTACTCTCCTGGATGATCCATGAAAATGCGTTCTAGCTTTTCATATTTCccgcttttctattgaggttttgatgtcttcactttgttattcttgtgagTTGTTTTTCTGTGTAGGAAATCCAGGAGCGGTAAAGAGAGATAGTACCTGGATTAATGGAGGGgaagctggtgggggtggggaatggggagctaataaggaTGAGTATGAGACTGAGAAAATGCTCCAAACCGGGACCGTGGTGAGGACTGTGCAGCTCCCCTTGCTGTGATTGCCCGCTGCATTGTATGAGATGTGAATTAGATGCCATGGAAGCCGCTGGGAAAAACAAGGGTTTCACAGCAACTCGTTTGTGTTTGGGGGGATCTTGAGGGAGACGCCCTGGCTGCCCAGATAGCCCTCCACTCTGAGAAGGCAGTGAATCATGTCCATGAGCTTGATGGCCCCGGGGGGTGGGCATGGGTGGCTGACAGCTCCTTCAAGTGTGGGCAGCCCTCCTTGCACAGGCACACAGGAggcagggctccatctccttgcagCTTGGGTCAGCCTGTCTTCTCTCTCCAGCATCTGACTGATGGGTACCAAGGCAGATCAGGAGTTCCGGGGCCATTTGCCATATACAATTCCTCCACACGGGCCCCACACCTCCCCTGACCCCTGCCAGGACGTGAGGTTTGGGGGGAGGCAGAAAGAGCTGGCAGGTTGTGCAGACAGACCCTCTCAGGACAGGACAAGGGGCTTGCACCCCAGAGCACAGGCACTGAGCAGGATGGCGACTGAGTTGTCCGGAGCTCCCCGGCTAGCCCGAAGAGGAAGTGTGTGTCAGAGACCCATGAGCAGGCCCTTGGGACCTGGGGGCTTGCTGGCCTGCTAGGATGACTGAACAGACACAGGATTACTCAGCCAGCCTCCTCTGTACAGAAGAGGACACTCTCCGAGGCCCCACGATGAGCAGCAGACCAGGCACAGGCTCACAACCCAGGTGCCCCTATTGGAGAAACTCGGCACGAGAGGACAGCAGGTCTGGTAAGTGGAGGTACACCAGGCTGGTAGCTGAACACTTCCAGGGATACAGCCCAAATGGAGAAGAAAGATGACTTCATTGGCTTGGTGTTCGAGGGCATCTTCACAGACAATAGAGAAGACAGAAGCTCTGGAACCCTCCCCCATGGATACCTTGCCCTGATGGCCCATGTCTCTCTGGTCTCCCCTTCCTTCTCCTAAGGACAAaacagaggggagagggaagtgcCCCCCACCTCCAGGAGTGACTCCTGCTCACAGGAGCCATAGGGAACCCAGGGAGACCAGCAGAATGTAGCCCGTGAGGATGATGGGGTTCAGGAAGGCAGAGCCAGCTCGACTGATGAAATTCACGTCGTTGACCTGGCTCTTGATCCACTGGTTGAAGTGGGAAGTGCTGGTGTAGATGCTTGGTAACCGGGACCTGCTGCAGC contains the following coding sequences:
- the PRSS50 gene encoding putative threonine protease PRSS50; this translates as MRGAAERERRAKRHSTRMEPWRRTRACRQGFPSLGPSVAIHGCAVFLLLLLRLTGCLGVGEARDALPPAALAHPDPGGARPRVARQDVTTPAAMTTPAETITPVLTTPITQESAPTPQVEAPDHSGHNSTNHTSDLLPACGFSFEEDPTLRDALAMTRRWPWIVSVRANGTHICTGTLIASQWVLVVAHCLVQRNVAYSVLIGSSVVDQPVKYAHSVPVRQVIVNRGFRPRRYWSWIGKAHNIGLLKLQSAIKYSQYIWPICLPGLDFEVKDGSICTVIGWGLASINGLGPQFQSLQEKEVTIMSNKECDQFYHRFSKIPTIVRIINSQMICAEDSQRESFCYEKTGEPLLCPVEKTWYLVGLVSWGPGCEKSDAPPIYLQVSAYQQWIWDRLNGQPLAVPAPSRALLLLLPLPLSLLATL